The Plasmodium vinckei vinckei genome assembly, chromosome: PVVCY_09 genome includes the window ttttatttttacacatTAATCCATTATCTAGATGCACTAAAttgttattaaaattgtctGCATTATAGCcatttacataattatgTTTGTCTAAATTGTAATTAACACaattgttaatattattctgattatcatttatttcatttgaaACGTTTGACATATTCGAAGTTAagattccatttttattataatttctaCAAGTTTGATtgttgtaatttttttgaatattagaatctaataataaatcatttttattttttttacaatcttgattatatatattattccaattttcatttatattaaatactGATTTAAGTTGATACATATTTacttttccatttttattccaTATATTCATAGAATGAGGAAAACTACTATTCAATTTACAACAAAGTTCATCTAACTTTACACAAACAGTATATATTGTATCGAACcattgcatatatttatcattttcctgatttatattattattaaaacattttttttcattatcagCATCTTCTCTTTCACTAATATTATCACTTCCACttaaattatcaaaattgGTAGCAGCATCTATAGTATCAAAATTAGAATCATTTacatctatatatttttggttattatctttatttataatattattattttcaccagaatttaataaatttggattatttataaacataCAATTATCAGTATTaacattaattttgttagaattatttatgtttaaatttgtattaattatatcgTGAAATTGATCTACTTCATGTGTACAATATGTTTCATCACTCTCACTACGCTCATTACTATTAATTGTATCTTTCCTCCAGTTTTGTATAgatatttcattatcaatgttgatattatttttagacACACCCTTAATTCCATTGTCATAACTATTTATCATTCTATCAACATCCTTTAAATAATCattattacttttataCAATTCGGTAGTGCTATCTTGATTTGTTTTTCTTAAAATGGAATTATTTTGCATCccttcattatttattatcagattttttgttttcattgTGTAATCACTACTTGCATTTAGTTTGGTACCATTATTAAGATTGGcagttttattattattattgttggATTGGTCGGAATGCGaagtaaattttttatcattgcTAGAGTTTATGTTATTAGGTACTTGGTTTATTTTGTCAGGTTCAGTCTGTTCATTATTCACTTCTTCTatattacttttattttcttcatcactatttgatataattatagcatttttatttatactagTGTTTATGGTGTTTGTATTAAAAGTAGATTGTGTATTCAAATTCCagttattttcaaattcaCTAAGATTTTCAGAAATTTGATTCTCCTCTGAATTCAtgctatatttattattatcatgtTCAGCATCTATTACTTTATTTTCTCCTTCCCAATTTATGGAATCATAAAATGACAACATAGTATTAGCAACACATTTCGTACTGGGTTCTATATTTGAAATAGATGCATCATTTTggattatatttattgagTCTTGTTCAATAATATTGTTTTGGGTTTCATCAGCACTTGGTTCTTTTACAAGACTAGAAGTAggtatatcatttttagtGCTTACATCTTTTTCTTcgtcattttttaatatatcacATATTGCACTATTTTCCTGAATCGAATCTGCGCTTTTTACATCACCATCTTGACCGTAATTCTcacttattttattctgttcatcattttggttgttttttttttcatcttcaCTATTGTCTGCCCTGATAACTTCAGTACTCAATTGGCTAGCCAATTTAAGATTGTTCGATTCTAAGACTGTGCtatcaattttttgttttttatccATACAATTTATGAGCATATCTAAAGTATTTCTCTTCTTAAACATTCTACTAGAATCTTCATCACAcatattgttattttgtACTTTGTAATTATCATCAATAGTATAATCACAATGATTTAAAGATTCCCTTtgttcattaatttttgtttcatttATGTTTGACGATTTTACATTTTCGATATCAGTTTTATCTAACGATACATTATTTGATTCTGCAGAAACATAatcatcatcattattgttgaaaaaagtggcattattattttcctcTTTTTGGAATCTAAAATTGGGGGTATAGTTTTGTTCACTATTCTCTTCACTATTTTTgtcactatttttttcgctGTTTTTTTCACTATTCTTTGAACTTAAGTCATTCAATTTGTGTGTCTCGAAAAGTATATCATCAGAATGTcctgtaaaaataaataggtATGCATCCATTTTATagattttattaaaatggcAATTTTTAAAGTAGGTATTATTTTCGAAATATTTCTAAAGTATCTTACCATCAAATTCCGGATTCTTATTTTCTTCTACATCGTTTACACTAAAACATTTTTGATCAGACAAAactgaaaattttatatcgagatttgtttcattttttatttcatcatttgGGGTTATATTAGTATTAGACTTTATATCATTGTCAAtgttaattttatcattttttaaatctgTTATTTTGGAAGTAACACTTATGTTTGAaactaaattattttgatggTTCGTACTAGAATtggtatttatattattttccattttgcaattttcttttatttcggaacagtttttatttatattatctcCTTGTTCTTTGTCACTGTTTGTGTTACTAACATTACTACTATTCATAGTGTGTGAATTActcatttgtttttttccttttaaaatatgcaaatgAATTTTACTTATTGTTTGTTGATGCTCattattttccatatatGTAAATGGCTTTGCCTTTTTTTAGCTTATAATTGCAAGCACGTCCCttataaatgttttttttttaatttgcttaaaaatattcttaCTTTTCAaagataatattaaatatgttatgAGAACTGTATAAagagcaaaaaaaaaaagttaatttatacaataaaaaaatgaatatttaaaaccATTATGTGTTGTAATTGTgggcatatatttatgtttagAATGGATCTACTAAATGAAACATTGGTAATTTTTGTACATGTATAAACATAAGTATGAATGGCAAGATGAATGACAGGATGAATGCTTAAATTGATGCATGTGTGcacatttatatacacTTATGAAAAAGCTTTTTGCTTTCATAGACATATAAAtagctataaaaaaataaaacaaacaaaaaacTACATACaaggatatatatatataattaataaattgaaGTTATAacataacattttttagtttcttttttgttccttttttttttaaatttcaataaactatttataataatgtttttacattattattttattgatcttaattaaaatacaatttaaatGTATAGAGCATAGACAAATGTAATTGGTTATCaactataatatatgtatagatagctatatatatatgttgttttaaatataaacacGTAAAggatttacaaaaaaaataaaaatatacgcAACATATATGTtgttatacatatttatatatccatttaaatgtgtataagaacttatatatgtaaatatattttttaatacatatatatattttatatttaattccTTTTCGttcaattattatttttttttattaaaaaaatgtatttttaattctagctaatttaaataaaataacataaaaaaaaaaaaaatacataatacTCTCTGGtagttaatattatatgaacaagcaataattatttggtatatgtacatatttatttgtctacatttaaaaataaatattataacatatagatatataattaaataaacaaaataattctaTAAATTATGGTTTAAGAACAGTAAAATTAATGAGATTAATAAATTACGCATATAATGAActtatatacacatataaatatcgaaacatatatataaatataatttacatGTGTGTACACACACATAAGAAAACATACACAAAAAACAAActacaatattttattttttctcagAACAAtactatttaaatttttttttaaataaaaatctaTGTTCTACAATTTCGAGTGTTTTcgattaattttaattttaaaaatagagaatatataaaacgcCAAAAAAGatgagaaaaataaataaaaaaaaaattaattaaagtaaataaatacCATGAAAagttacaaaatatataaagtaaCAATCTTGaacttttttctttttttcgtttttttcttGTTAACCCGTTCTATTTGAATTTGATTTCACATGTTAACGTgaaaaaatcgaaaaaggaaaaaaatgtgcaGCAAATTATTGGGTacaaaaaagtatattaaaaatttataaataattttcaattaaatttttattaacatgcatatattatattgtaaAGAAACCATgggaaaaaattttttaaaaattgtaatttGTACACCTACATATATACCCTTTGATATGTTGCATATATAGactcatttatatatacccctatttttatatgcatattgtgttaataatataaataattatatgcacAAAATTGTATAGAAGTGAAtaaatgaaagaaaaaaaaaatatatttgtactttacataattatatttaaatttcacaggacaattttttttcttatatttaaatcaaTTTGTTACATGAGGTTGTAGGcgaaataaatttatagatATAACTTGTGAGAATTTGGGTAAAAGAAATTAATGGTTGCcctaaatatatacaaataattataaatatatatttgtaataaattttataattactCTAAATTAGTTCTGTTTTcagttttttatattaatagcCTTTAGATAAATTCAAAGAGCAACTGTttcaatttaaaaaaaaaacattaattgtgtaaattataaaatggatgtaaatatgtttaacaAATTATCTtcaaatttgtttattaataaaattataatttaaatattaaaaaaataaatacaaatttatatatctaaataaaattgtgtgcttgtatataaattagtGAATTAATTTATCTCTGGAAATTTTaagcattttattttttcacatggtacataattttttttgactTTAATATTgttcaaatattataacgTAGGGGATAAAAAATGGttgtaaaatatgaaataagttagtgtattatataaaagagTAATTTAAAAGGTAATCTGGGCAacgtacatatatattctacTCATATTATACGAACTAGATTTGAGGTATTATTATGTTATGGCtttctcattttttatttttactattttatggatggcatttttcaaattataaaacaaCAATTTGGTTCTGACttgttcataaaatttatcatttcctccccttttttttatgcacaattaatataaaaaaaagatagcTTAATTATTTGTGTGCATGTACATGTGTGTGTGAATgccttttattttttcatggGGACCTTAAACAATaagtttataatatataagcaTTAATATGTGAGAAAATATcaaataagtatatatatgatattgTAAACACTTAAGGCATATTTGGAATAATCTtattatgaataatatatttctatatatatattttttaacaattatatattctttataattgctacaaatttatatttttggtTGTCATACTTATGccttattattatgtttttatcactggcttgttttttaaatttatggGGTGTGTGTGTAAAATATTCTCAAAAGCCAAAGCAAATCCAGAATATGGCAACGTgaaaattgtaataaaatatataatgatgtatatatgtgaaaaaacaaaatagtaATTGGATTTCTTTTTACTACAATgtgaaattttattttattaaaaaaaagaattgataaaagaaaaaaaggaatgTTCTCAAATTAACTATAAACTATTCAAAAAGTATAAGACCTTTTTctctatataaaataataatatatataataatacaaagtgtatgtataattataacaACTTTCTTAAAGTTATTTAACTTGgcttaaatttaaataggGATGGATATTTAAAACCGGCTTACTTTTccattatttgtattttcttattactttaataaatatattttttaggctaatatatatgaataagcATGAGGatataaatagtatatttttttttcgtccatattatttatacatatataataagaatatatatttttgaacactttaaaaaataaatataatattttaataaaatatatgcataaccATTAAAATGAGAATAATACTATaatagttatatttttcattcttataatttttattaaataattgtatGAACAATATacggaaaatatattattatatttttttattttatggtATATCCATTTCATGCTTAGGCTTATTTTTCTGATTAGCGAGACTTGTTTGTCAAATTGCTAATACCTAAGATTTCAAATATCGAAATTCTTAGTGTGGAAACAAGTACAAAAtgggatatatataaacaatatgagtcaaatttaaaaaaaaaacaaaagtaGGAGTAACACATATAGCATTGATATTAaggcattttttttaattgaatttaatttattcttttgtatttttattttattattacatattttttatcactaaaatgaaaatatattttccgtTGATATCTTTgctttttttcattttgacAAGCAATGTAAATtgcttatttaaaaatgttgtaAGCCGCTTTTACTGTAATGAGGACAATTGCTACTCCATATTAGgtatagaaaaaaacataaaaaaaaacagacAATTCTCAATcacaatattaaatttggGGATAATTACATATGGtcaaaatcaaaatatggATCATGGGTGTGTGcctttttttgtttgatcatattttatataattttttttttcttcaatcTCTTTTTGTTAGGTGTAAGCGAAAAGGCTTCGATCGAAGACATAAGGTCATCCTATTTTCGACAGCTAAAAAGTTTAAACGATaactataatataaaaaagaaaaagaagataGTACAAGCATATaatgttttaataaataaaagaagtagaaaatattatgattattatttaaaaaatcctgatagtataataaatatagttaatttaaatttactttttttatttaaactatttaaagtaatattaacaatagtaataatagcTTTATTTGGAATTTTAattcaatatataaatactaaATATGAGGAGAGAAATATGTTTCgtaaattttcaaaacatAAAGACTTTCGAAAAAAAGTGCAAGAAAGAATAATGTCAAAATATCCACAATATAGAACATATGAAAGTAAAGAAAAACAGagaattgaaaaaaatatagaaattgAAATAGCAcaagaattatataatcaaCATAATCAAAGTCAAGGAAAAACTAAtacttttaatttgttcaaagttattattattattaaagaaattatatgttttataatatgGATTATTAAATggataattaaatattatatattaaatagtgAATATGATGAGTctgataaaatttatattacaaGAAGATGTTTAAATATACCATCGGATAAATGGGATGCTCTTGATGATGATACTAAAaaatcattattaaaaaaagaattatggattaaggaaaaaaaacaagaaTTTTTTGCTGAAATTcaagaaaaagaaagactagaaaaaatatcaagtgcaaaatataaaaaagaaaaaagattgaaaaaaaaaggttttagttttaattataatgattaattaaataatttcgATATAAAAACAAGAATGAGATATATTGTATGTCTACATTGATAGCTCATTTCTTTGTccacttttttatatccattttattaataatttttgttttaccTGAACAagtcataaatataataaaatatatttggctagtttatataatttttttttttttttcaaaatttataattttttttttcacatatATGTAGGAACAAATAATCGAATGTTACAATTATTCAATAAGtttatgtaatttttaattttttatttatttcatttttttttgtaattttattgtgtctttcattttattcCTTTTCGAAAAGGTGTGGAATAAACTAATTATATGCtacaatttaaaatatgtttataaatgAGTAATAcgtaaaaaatgttgataaataatgatgaaaattgtaaagttggaaaaagtaaaaatgggatacaaaaattatggACACACTAAGTGCACACACATAATGTATAACAAAATAACAAGCTTATGAATTTACATAAACATTGGTATggtaataattttcatatatttttttatacacatTAAAGGTGTATATTCAAAACAATTGGCATAaattaagaaaaattaattataaaaagtgacgtgaaaaaatgtaatgaatttattaaacaaacaatgaattaaatatatgtgcttatgaaaataaaaagctTTTGAAATGTGAATGCAAAAATTGGTATAGGCTAATTTAATTTGacaataatgataaaaaaaaattgaaacgaatatattttaaaaaagtgaaGATCAAGTGGGTGTATGCTCTTCTAACATTTCTTTAACATTAATAACTTTTtctttcaaaatatttaatgcttttttaaaaatatctgCTGATGAAAAACAACCAGTTGATTCAacagtaaaaataaaatgattttttgttttttgaaatgaaatttttttaggatatttttcaatacaTGCTCTACATGAAGAACAGTCTAAAGGATTTTTTGCAACTAAGTTTCCACTTTCTTCAATATCAAATACTTTTTTAGGGCATATATTAACTagatcttttttttcattattattaaatttttcatgTACATCAAAATTAAAGCTAGgaaacattttatatacagCAGTACAAACTGGTGACCATTTTGCATGTGTCTTTCCAATTCCTTTTtctaaaaaacaaattaattcAATTTCTTGACCACTTCctaattttgttattaatatattatcatcaaCTACTTTTGGTggattattttcaaattttattttttgttcttcATTTAATGGGCACCATTTTAAATCTTtagaatatatacattgataattttcacttttattattatttatagaatTACATTTTACATGAAGTTTGaaacaaaaacaatttaaattattatatttttcatatgtaTCTTTAAAATTGATTAAATCTgcattaaatttaaatggtATTAACCCTAATCTATGACATAAAATTTCATCAGCTATTACTCCAgtattttgaaatatatttactttttctATAGCAATTGTAGGTACTTCTGAAATCATAATTCTTCTTAATGCATTAGCAATTGatacatttaaattttttatttctaatattaataagttttcttcattctttattattttcatttctaGATTTTCTTCAAACTTattaatatcaaaaaaGTTTTCACTATCTGAAAGAAAGTAACTACCATAGAAATTTGTAGTGGTAGCATTTCTGGGTCCCTCCTGACCCATTTTAACAAACTggtctttatattttatgtcaCTCATTTTGGTGTGGTTTGAAAATTGTGTGattgtttatttctttGGTATTTATCTCGATtacttatattatttgtgttTAGCTAGATTTGTTTTGTTATGTTCACAGACCATTTTTTAGTTTCCTTTTTGAACAGACCAAGCAATATGTCAGCAATCGACTATCGCATACATATGTAAGAATATGTTTCTTGGTATTTCCTACAACTTCTTATCTGCACTAGTTCGCTAGCATGTATTGGTTTGCCAACTTATGTGACAGCTGTGATATGATTTTATTTGGCTAGTtcacacaaaaaataatttgaaataCCTTTTTTGTGATTTCtaaaaatgttgaaaatTTACTTATGATATtgtagtaaaaatatatgaaaagaatatttgaatttatgtttaatttttgatgatgattttttttttaagttgcTTTTTTAagctttatatattttttttgtgaattataaaaaatgaaaatattctgactcgaattttttttttaaggaGATTTGATGATTATAAGGGTCgatgattttttttctgatttttccattttacaaatacgaatacttttgtttttacatatattattattttatatatataaaaatatggaaaattttttgataaaaaaaaaaaatattattatagtgGCTATTATTATACAATAATTACGCCGctttttttactaattacaaaatatataggtTTATATAACCACggattaaaaataaaaaatatatactgcCTTTGAAACGTATGCATATTGTATATTCCGTATATAATAGCGCAgcttaaaataattaatatacaaaatgaatatatatagctaaaacacaatatatatattataatatatatgtgacCTTTATAGTTAAgccaataaaaaaaaatccttTGCATGGAACGAATATTAGTAAACATATAAGTATATAgttacaattttaaaatataatttttatggatactttataaatttttaaaatatttttgttaaataattttttcgatGTGCTTCTTATAAAACGAAAATTTCTTCTATAGTTGTGACAGTCacttttttgtatttttttacataagtacattatattaataaaagtaGCATTACCAAGTTTtaacatataattatatatgtataatttattattattacatactTATTTGATAGAACACtgttatatttgtaaatatatatatactatataaaGAAGTAGATATTCaaatctttatttattttacaaatcCGCCTACCAATTACGCAAATTTTTTGCCATATATATCGAATTACACAAACCTTAAGCTTTAGTACTTCATAAATTGGttgattataaaattatttctcAGCATATTcctttgatatatttatcaaaattattttattattttttttttttaacaaaagGCACAATAAGTagtaaacaaaataataaagtatTTTGTCGAGACGAGTTTAAATAGGAAAACTgttgataatataatttgtgtatttatatttcacagaaataaaaataaattatgaaaattttgaagAATTTACATTTAGTAAGAaacaaatacaaaatattagataaataaattgttttCAATATCTATATAACCTTGTTGTATTATGTAACATTATTGCTAGCTAAAACAttctatttaaaaaaaaaaaaaaatatatatttatttcgctagttataaatattcacaTTTTCAACTTGTTAAATACGTCAGTAAAACAACAAAATCGAATTACAATTTAGTAAAAAGGAAACTGTTCAGAAAAGGGATAATTCAATAACATTTGTagataatacaaaattataatttttttaataaaaacagattttttatgtaatattttttaaatatgccaaaaaataaaggttatcaaaaattattaaatagcAATTTATTTGCATTACATATCATTGCACACAAGTTTATgaaacacattttttatgaacaattaatatataaatgtctTAAAACGccaaatttatatgtacatgcaatataatttattaaaaaaatatagacatacataaaatataatagcaATAAACACATAAATtttagaaatattattatatgtgcatatttctttttaattattgaTAATTGTAAATAGGTAAGGGAGGTAAAAACAGGAGAAGAGGAAAAAATGACAATGAAGGAGAAAAAAGAGAATTACTATATAAGGAAGACGATCAaggttatatataatacataatttaCGACCCTTTTTATTGTACATACACATAGGCgtgataaaatatattttacacgAATTTTGTGACATATAAAGATAATGCTAtacatttttgtaaaaaatattatgaacataaaatttgtatgACTTGTgcatgtatttttttatatagaaTATGCCCAAGTATTAAGAATGTTGGGAAATGGACGATTGGAAGCTCATTGTTTTGATGGAGTTAAACGATTATGCCACATTAGgtttgaataaaaaaaataaataatgtggcaatattaatatataagcaaattacaaaataaatgaacaaGAAGTGTAAAACcattgtaaatataaatgataaattttatatttatttgtaggGGTAAAATGAGAAAAAGAGTTTGGATTAATTCTGGtgatataattttagtTTCGTTACGAGATTATCAAGATAGTAAAGCAGACGTTATAGCAAAGTATGTTCTTATAATGCATAAATCTGATTATGTATAGATTGTGAActgttttttataattggTTGGATagtttttcattattttaatttattaattaataaaattttaaattgtaaTTATAGGTATACACCTGACGAAGCAAGAAGCTTAAAGGCACATGGTGAATTACCCGAAACAGCCAAAATCAATGAAACTGATATATTTGATGATGATGGACAACATGGTGTAGAATTTTTGGATGACGAATCGGATGATGAGGGTCAAGGAGAAATGAA containing:
- a CDS encoding translation initiation factor eIF-1A, putative; this encodes MPKNKGKGGKNRRRGKNDNEGEKRELLYKEDDQEYAQVLRMLGNGRLEAHCFDGVKRLCHIRGKMRKRVWINSGDIILVSLRDYQDSKADVIAKYTPDEARSLKAHGELPETAKINETDIFDDDGQHGVEFLDDESDDEGQGEMNNDRKLDVEDI
- a CDS encoding transcription factor with AP2 domain(s), putative, whose translation is MENNEHQQTISKIHLHILKGKKQMSNSHTMNSSNVSNTNSDKEQGDNINKNCSEIKENCKMENNINTNSSTNHQNNLVSNISVTSKITDLKNDKINIDNDIKSNTNITPNDEIKNETNLDIKFSVLSDQKCFSVNDVEENKNPEFDGHSDDILFETHKLNDLSSKNSEKNSEKNSDKNSEENSEQNYTPNFRFQKEENNNATFFNNNDDDYVSAESNNVSLDKTDIENVKSSNINETKINEQRESLNHCDYTIDDNYKVQNNNMCDEDSSRMFKKRNTLDMLINCMDKKQKIDSTVLESNNLKLASQLSTEVIRADNSEDEKKNNQNDEQNKISENYGQDGDVKSADSIQENSAICDILKNDEEKDVSTKNDIPTSSLVKEPSADETQNNIIEQDSINIIQNDASISNIEPSTKCVANTMLSFYDSINWEGENKVIDAEHDNNKYSMNSEENQISENLSEFENNWNLNTQSTFNTNTINTSINKNAIIISNSDEENKSNIEEVNNEQTEPDKINQVPNNINSSNDKKFTSHSDQSNNNNNKTANLNNGTKLNASSDYTMKTKNLIINNEGMQNNSILRKTNQDSTTELYKSNNDYLKDVDRMINSYDNGIKGVSKNNINIDNEISIQNWRKDTINSNERSESDETYCTHEVDQFHDIINTNLNINNSNKINVNTDNCMFINNPNLLNSGENNNIINKDNNQKYIDVNDSNFDTIDAATNFDNLSGSDNISEREDADNEKKCFNNNINQENDKYMQWFDTIYTVCVKLDELCCKLNSSFPHSMNIWNKNGKVNMYQLKSVFNINENWNNIYNQDCKKNKNDLLLDSNIQKNYNNQTCRNYNKNGILTSNMSNVSNEINDNQNNINNCVNYNLDKHNYVNGYNADNFNNNLVHLDNGLMCKNKSNKNENVNMNPSKNNGIINNNVKMTQIYGNENNMKNILYYQNKQYNITPNLDNNKIPINSNNGNMNSILNLTSNNICNINSMGSNLVNNMYSLYGNLPNSVNNKNNINLNRYNNDMTNYMNINNIHNLYSNNNGATNVNSKMSGKKIKNSKKNSNNVINKNTEKNNNNKKRNSVNRSNNRIIKDESEFEYLLELPDKDGPNLDNPEDLKCDIAGVYWDKRSWIASWYDNGKRYYKSFSAKTHGFYKSKFWAIKVRLSKVKGQTIFGKHNRKPKNNNLNNDNINSIPYNTNIAIGNDCVAIDQV
- a CDS encoding DNA-directed RNA polymerases I and III subunit RPAC1, putative, with product MSDIKYKDQFVKMGQEGPRNATTTNFYGSYFLSDSENFFDINKFEENLEMKIIKNEENLLILEIKNLNVSIANALRRIMISEVPTIAIEKVNIFQNTGVIADEILCHRLGLIPFKFNADLINFKDTYEKYNNLNCFCFKLHVKCNSINNNKSENYQCIYSKDLKWCPLNEEQKIKFENNPPKVVDDNILITKLGSGQEIELICFLEKGIGKTHAKWSPVCTAVYKMFPSFNFDVHEKFNNNEKKDLVNICPKKVFDIEESGNLVAKNPLDCSSCRACIEKYPKKISFQKTKNHFIFTVESTGCFSSADIFKKALNILKEKVINVKEMLEEHTPT
- a CDS encoding DnaJ protein, putative, with amino-acid sequence MKIYFPLISLLFFILTSNVNCLFKNVVSRFYCNEDNCYSILGVSEKASIEDIRSSYFRQLKSLNDNYNIKKKKKIVQAYNVLINKRSRKYYDYYLKNPDSIINIVNLNLLFLFKLFKVILTIVIIALFGILIQYINTKYEERNMFRKFSKHKDFRKKVQERIMSKYPQYRTYESKEKQRIEKNIEIEIAQELYNQHNQSQGKTNTFNLFKVIIIIKEIICFIIWIIKWIIKYYILNSEYDESDKIYITRRCLNIPSDKWDALDDDTKKSLLKKELWIKEKKQEFFAEIQEKERLEKISSAKYKKEKRLKKKGFSFNYND